In Trichocoleus sp. FACHB-46, the genomic stretch GACAGCCTGCTCATCCAGTACCACTACATCTGGTAGATATCCTGCTCTATCAGTAAATGGCTTTACTGTGCAAGTTCGAGGAATAAAGCAAGGTAGACGCTGCTGCCTGATCTCGAAATTTAATTCAGCCACAACGAAGCCAGCAAGCTTTTCATGAGTACCCGTGGGGTTCAACTCGACTACAACTCCATCAATCAGCTCATAGCGTCCTGGTTCTGGGCACCAATCCAGAAACTCTTCAAAGCTTAGTAGGCTGGGTAAGGCTTGAACCATAGCGATCGCCTGAATTTCTCTCTTCACTATAGTTGGTGCAACGGCGTTGGGTAAATTAAGCCTAGATCCAACCAG encodes the following:
- a CDS encoding Uma2 family endonuclease, coding for LVGSRLNLPNAVAPTIVKREIQAIAMVQALPSLLSFEEFLDWCPEPGRYELIDGVVVELNPTGTHEKLAGFVVAELNFEIRQQRLPCFIPRTCTVKPFTDRAGYLPDVVVLDEQAVKDDPLWEKRSTITIGRSARLVVEVASTNWRDDYGRKLTDYEEMGIPEYWIIDYLALGASRYIGSPKQPTISVCCLLDGEYQVTRFTGNDRIVSQAFPELQITANQVIEAAR